A genomic region of Noviherbaspirillum sp. L7-7A contains the following coding sequences:
- the polA gene encoding DNA polymerase I, with protein MNKTLLLVDGSSYLYRAFHALPDLRNAQGAPTGAIYGIINMLRRLRNDYPAAYIACIFDAKGKTFRDDLYPEYKANRASMPEDLARQIEPIHEAVRAMGWPILMIEGIEADDVIGTLSVDAVKHGMKVVVSTGDKDLAQLVNDDVTLINTMSNETLDRDAVIAKFGVPPERIVDYLSLVGDTVDNVPGVSKVGPKTAAKWIAQYGSLDGVIDNAAKVSGAVGENLRAALGWLPQARVLVTVKTDCDLVEQLVTFPDDLAQKPEDKVALLDFFKRYGFKTWMRELSAELGAQAGEGQGGLFDAPASAAVAAAEAGTGTRAPTPPVQTVYETVLTDEQLDKWLAIIDAAPLTSLDTETTSLEPMRAEMVGISLCCEPGLAAYIPLAHRYQDAPQQLGREHVLSRMRAWLESPDKPKLGQNMKYDSHIFANHGVTLRGVVHDTLLQSYVFESHRNHDMDSLALRHLERKTISFTDVCGKGASQICFDQVALDRATEYAAEDADVTLQLHQAMWPHVAESEQLTYIYEKIELPTSFVLQKVERNGVLIDCELLATQSNELGRRMLEIERQAYELAGQPFNLNSPKQIGEIFFDKLKLPVVKKTPSGTPSTDEEVLQKLAEDYPLPKVLLDYRSLSKLKSTYTDKLPRMLNPGTGRVHTNYAQAVAVTGRLSSNEPNLQNIPIRTAEGRRIREAFIAPPGSVIVSADYSQIELRIMAHLSDDEAMLRAFAEGEDIHRATAAEIFALPPAEVGSEQRRYAKVINFGLIYGMSAFGLASNLGVERAAAQMYIEKYFQRFVGVKRFMDETRTRAKRDGYVETVFGRRLWLPEINSPNGPRRQGAERAAINAPMQGTAADLIKLSMVAVQDWLEAEKMSSLMVMQVHDELVLEVREEELERVKTKLPELMAGVAVLKVPLVAEVGVGPNWEQAH; from the coding sequence ATGAACAAAACCCTGTTGTTGGTTGATGGCTCGAGCTATCTGTATCGCGCGTTTCATGCCTTGCCCGACCTGCGCAACGCGCAGGGCGCGCCGACCGGCGCCATCTACGGCATCATCAACATGCTGCGCCGCCTGCGCAATGATTACCCGGCAGCATACATTGCCTGTATTTTCGACGCAAAAGGCAAGACTTTCCGCGACGATCTCTACCCCGAGTACAAGGCCAACCGCGCCTCCATGCCGGAAGACCTGGCGCGCCAGATCGAGCCGATCCATGAAGCGGTGCGCGCCATGGGCTGGCCTATCCTGATGATCGAAGGCATCGAGGCGGACGACGTGATCGGCACCCTGTCGGTCGATGCGGTGAAACATGGCATGAAGGTGGTGGTGTCCACCGGCGACAAGGACCTGGCGCAGCTGGTCAATGACGATGTCACGCTGATCAACACCATGAGCAATGAGACCCTGGACCGAGACGCCGTGATCGCCAAGTTCGGCGTGCCGCCGGAGCGCATCGTCGACTATCTGTCGCTGGTGGGCGATACGGTGGACAACGTGCCCGGCGTGTCCAAGGTCGGCCCCAAGACGGCGGCCAAATGGATTGCGCAATACGGCTCGCTGGATGGCGTGATCGACAACGCCGCCAAGGTCAGCGGCGCGGTGGGCGAGAACCTGCGCGCCGCGCTCGGCTGGCTGCCGCAGGCGCGGGTGCTGGTGACGGTCAAGACCGACTGCGACCTGGTCGAACAGCTCGTGACCTTCCCCGACGACCTGGCGCAAAAGCCGGAAGACAAGGTGGCGCTGCTGGACTTCTTCAAGCGCTATGGCTTCAAGACCTGGATGCGCGAGCTCAGCGCCGAGCTGGGCGCCCAGGCCGGCGAAGGGCAGGGCGGCCTGTTCGATGCACCGGCTTCGGCCGCCGTCGCCGCAGCCGAGGCGGGCACGGGCACCAGGGCGCCAACACCGCCGGTCCAGACCGTGTATGAAACCGTGCTGACCGACGAGCAACTCGACAAGTGGCTGGCCATCATCGACGCCGCGCCGCTGACCTCGCTCGACACCGAGACCACCTCGCTGGAGCCGATGCGCGCCGAGATGGTCGGCATCTCGCTGTGCTGCGAGCCGGGCCTGGCGGCCTATATCCCGCTGGCGCACCGCTATCAGGATGCGCCGCAACAGCTGGGCCGCGAGCATGTGCTGTCGCGCATGCGGGCCTGGCTGGAAAGCCCGGACAAGCCCAAGCTGGGCCAGAACATGAAGTACGACAGCCACATCTTCGCCAACCATGGCGTCACGCTGCGCGGCGTGGTGCATGACACCCTGCTGCAGTCCTATGTGTTCGAGTCGCATCGCAACCACGACATGGACAGCCTGGCGCTGCGCCACCTGGAGCGCAAGACCATCAGCTTCACCGATGTCTGCGGCAAGGGCGCCTCGCAGATCTGCTTCGACCAGGTCGCGCTGGACCGCGCCACCGAATACGCGGCCGAGGATGCCGACGTGACCCTGCAGCTGCACCAGGCGATGTGGCCGCATGTGGCCGAGAGCGAGCAACTGACCTATATCTACGAAAAGATCGAGCTGCCCACTTCCTTCGTGCTGCAGAAGGTCGAGCGCAACGGCGTGCTGATCGACTGCGAGCTGCTGGCGACGCAATCGAACGAACTGGGCCGGCGCATGCTCGAGATCGAGCGCCAGGCCTATGAGCTTGCCGGCCAGCCGTTCAACCTGAACTCCCCCAAGCAGATCGGCGAAATCTTCTTCGACAAGCTCAAGCTCCCGGTGGTGAAGAAGACGCCGTCCGGCACGCCTTCCACCGACGAGGAAGTGCTGCAGAAGCTGGCCGAGGACTATCCGCTGCCCAAGGTGCTCCTGGACTACCGCAGCCTGTCCAAGCTGAAGTCGACCTATACCGACAAGCTGCCCAGGATGCTCAATCCCGGCACCGGCCGGGTGCATACCAACTATGCGCAGGCGGTGGCGGTAACGGGCCGGCTGTCGTCGAACGAACCGAACCTGCAGAACATCCCGATCCGCACGGCAGAGGGCCGGCGCATCCGCGAAGCCTTCATCGCGCCGCCCGGCAGCGTGATCGTGTCGGCCGACTATTCCCAGATCGAGCTGCGCATCATGGCCCATCTGTCGGACGACGAGGCGATGCTGCGCGCCTTTGCCGAAGGCGAGGACATCCACCGCGCCACCGCCGCCGAGATCTTCGCGCTGCCGCCGGCCGAGGTCGGCAGCGAACAGCGCCGCTATGCCAAGGTGATCAACTTCGGCCTGATCTACGGCATGAGCGCCTTCGGCCTGGCCAGCAACCTGGGCGTGGAGCGGGCCGCGGCGCAGATGTATATCGAGAAGTATTTCCAGCGCTTCGTCGGCGTGAAGCGCTTCATGGACGAGACCCGCACCCGCGCCAAGCGCGACGGCTATGTCGAAACCGTGTTCGGCCGCCGCCTGTGGCTGCCCGAAATCAATTCGCCCAACGGCCCGCGCCGCCAGGGCGCCGAGCGCGCCGCGATCAATGCGCCGATGCAGGGCACCGCGGCCGACCTGATCAAGCTGTCGATGGTCGCGGTGCAGGACTGGCTGGAAGCCGAGAAGATGTCCTCGCTGATGGTCATGCAGGTGCATGACGAACTGGTGCTGGAAGTGCGGGAGGAGGAACTGGAGCGGGTGAAGACGAAGCTGCCGGAACTAATGGCTGGCGTGGCGGTACTGAAAGTGCCGCTGGTGGCCGAAGTGGGTGTGGGTCCTAACTGGGAACAGGCGCACTGA
- a CDS encoding TIGR00730 family Rossman fold protein, with amino-acid sequence MRADRKNVPQLRQVTNRARATSQKASESWQMFTIMSEFVESAERLSELRPAVSMFGSARIAPDDPMYAVAVDIARRLSDEGFAVISGGGPGIMEAANKGAFEGLSPSVGLNIQLPREQTPNTWQNISLSFRHFFARKVAFVKHADAYVVLPGGFGTLDELTEALVLIQTGKSRRIPIILVGTSFWRGLLDWFRERLVADGMIAPEDMNLVQLIDEPANVVEAIFAFYEAQEMPLEEEASSSGALL; translated from the coding sequence ATGAGAGCAGACAGGAAAAATGTGCCGCAGTTGCGGCAGGTGACCAACAGGGCGCGCGCAACCTCGCAGAAGGCCAGCGAGTCGTGGCAAATGTTCACGATTATGTCAGAGTTTGTCGAGTCGGCAGAACGGCTGTCTGAACTGCGCCCGGCGGTTTCGATGTTCGGCTCGGCCCGGATTGCGCCGGACGACCCGATGTATGCGGTGGCGGTGGATATCGCCCGCCGGCTGTCCGACGAAGGCTTCGCGGTGATCTCCGGCGGCGGCCCCGGCATCATGGAAGCGGCCAACAAGGGCGCGTTCGAAGGGCTGTCGCCATCGGTGGGCCTGAACATCCAGCTGCCGCGCGAGCAGACGCCCAACACCTGGCAAAACATTTCCCTGTCCTTCCGCCACTTCTTCGCCCGCAAGGTGGCCTTCGTCAAGCATGCCGACGCCTACGTGGTGCTGCCGGGCGGCTTCGGCACGCTCGACGAGCTGACCGAGGCGCTGGTGCTGATCCAGACCGGCAAGTCGCGCCGCATTCCCATCATCCTGGTCGGCACCAGCTTCTGGCGCGGCCTGCTCGACTGGTTCCGCGAACGCCTGGTTGCCGACGGCATGATCGCGCCGGAAGACATGAACCTTGTGCAGCTGATCGACGAGCCGGCCAATGTGGTGGAGGCGATCTTCGCGTTTTACGAGGCGCAGGAAATGCCTTTGGAAGAAGAGGCCAGTTCCAGCGGCGCCCTGCTGTAG